TAACACTACATTGTTactccggtttttttttgtgtccaTACTATGTTATGGTCTATGAATATAAAAGGACTGATTGGCGTCGCAAAAAGGAACGTATGTAAAAATCATTTCTGctctcattaaaaaaatctcatTCTGTCcaaaccctttgaacgctttatgtcataaacacaaacatcactcaaacgccaagctcccgggcacaagggagctaatgtaaaccttactggAAAGTGTGACTGCATTCGTCaaaacacctatagttgtccttggcgctgtgggcacgactttaggtgttcttggcgttcaaataGTTAAGGAAATGATCGACGAGTATGTTTTTGGTCATGTTCTGCTAAAGATTCGGTGACTGGTTCAGGAGTTGTCTTAGTAGCTAAGTAGGCAAGTGCACGAGCTATGGCGGGCGGGATGGGTGGCGGTGTAGGCAGGTGCGCGCCCACGGGGCGGTAGCCATTCTCATCTGCCGTATACGACAGACTGTACTCGTTACCGTCTTTAGCCTGGAACAAAATACagcattattttacaaatttcttATACTTTACGGCTTATTAAATCGTTTTTCTCGGTTGTTTTTGACTGTAGTAATTGACGTCTGGAAAGCTTCAAGTAGTAAAGTTATCcatatatcatcatcatcaacaaATATAAGTgcatattgaaaaatattataaggtataagtactagtgctcgacgctgcacctTAGTTGCTTTTACTGTTGTTGatctttgtgttttttttttacaatacaaaccttattgagcttattgtggcaGTAGGTTAATTTGTCTGAGATTATCTAATAATATTCTTTTTACCGCATAAACTAGTAAAGGCCcccttgattgttcaaaaactaatgagaaagttgcattttatccacaggTATGGCAAAGTAATCTAATCCAAATTTCGAGTTgattccttatgttagctggtagaactGACTTTGAAATGATGACTTTGAATGATACATTGTTTATAATGctcatttggattttatttggtttgagtttttttggtattttacagtattttcttcgggttggtttGTTTAACTGTCGTGCTTTGAAACCCACGCAACTAGTAATgaatatgaaaatactaagcTTAAACGCATCCCATTTGGTTTGCTTAGcttcaaaaatataatgtagTATATTTACCGTATAAGAAAAACCACCACTAACAGCTTCTCCAGCGGTGTCATCATCAAAGGTTTTGAGTTCTCCCGCTTCGAAGGCTTTTGTTCCATCGCCTCCTTCATaactggaattaaaaaaatagttatttttattattttattacaaaataaaatgtacccCATGATATGATGAGCACTATATGGATTTAATTTACCTGTATTTGAAGTTGCCAGAATGTGAAAATACAACATTCTCGGACTGAACAATTGGAACTATTTCACGAACTTGAGTTGAGTTGTCACGCTTCAGTAATTGGAGATTGTCAGTATTTGATTGTCCTGATTTATCAGCTTTAAGGACGGAAGTGTTTCCGTTTTCTGGTGGACTAGGGCGGTTTTTGCTGTCCTCCTTAGCCATCTTTATTTCTGCTCTAACAGGTTGGATTTTTTCCCTTGTATTAATTTTTTCTTGTTCGTTCACTGTTGAATTGGGGGAGATTGTATTTCCAAGAGGAATTTTAGGCTCTTCATCAGTAGGTTTTTGAAGTTTATTTGGCTCTTCTGTTTTGATCGTTGAGGAACTTAGAGGTATATATGCATTTCCCCCGATAGTAGAAGGTGTGCTATCTTTGACATTAGTTTGCTTCTCTGGAACAGGCCGGCGGTTTTTTCGCCTCTTACCTGAGTCttcatttttgtttgaagaggTGATCAAACCAGGGCCAGTATGTCCGTTCACCTGTGCATTAGAGCTAATATTTTCTTCTTCATCTGTGTGTTTTTCTTCCAATGCAGGTGATTGGATTCTTCTACTTCTATTCGTAGCCCTATTTCT
This portion of the Cydia pomonella isolate Wapato2018A chromosome 7, ilCydPomo1, whole genome shotgun sequence genome encodes:
- the LOC133519519 gene encoding probable serine/threonine-protein kinase kinX, producing the protein MLAFKLVVFALVISTGVLGRNTHRINTRHTQAEDEYKYNHPPTPEVAIPVAVVYEHESNREDKSIKGNVTPEHNTNEVSKEPLNSESGVKQEPRTTVTINNDEIEIKKPTNSEEKEPKVTTYRPQKERQIPVAVLYEPEPTNQKPRSNRNRATNRSRRIQSPALEEKHTDEEENISSNAQVNGHTGPGLITSSNKNEDSGKRRKNRRPVPEKQTNVKDSTPSTIGGNAYIPLSSSTIKTEEPNKLQKPTDEEPKIPLGNTISPNSTVNEQEKINTREKIQPVRAEIKMAKEDSKNRPSPPENGNTSVLKADKSGQSNTDNLQLLKRDNSTQVREIVPIVQSENVVFSHSGNFKYSYEGGDGTKAFEAGELKTFDDDTAGEAVSGGFSYTAKDGNEYSLSYTADENGYRPVGAHLPTPPPIPPAIARALAYLATKTTPEPVTESLAEHDQKHTRRSFP